The Aneurinibacillus migulanus genome contains the following window.
CACGACATCCAGGCTGGTATCCGTACACAGTAGGCAAAACGGTAGTTTTTTCGGGTCAAACTTGTCTTCCCAGGACAGAAACACACGCACATTTTCCATGTTGCTCAGCGGTCCTTCATACGCGTACACCTTATACGTCTGACCGTCTACGGTAACGGGGCAGAGGTCAGTCGGGCGAAGAATGGTGGACGCAAATGTGGACGTTTTGATTTTCATCCCAAACGGAGCGATCATTCGATTCGAGCGAAACGCACCAATGACATGAAATCCCTTTTTGGTACAGGCATCGATCAGCTTTTTACTGGTGTACCAGCTGTCGATCAGGACATATACGTGTTCATCTGGTGAAGAAGAATAGGTTTCAAGGAGTTCAATCGCCAGGTCATTTTTACTTTTGAACGGGACGTTTCGCTCTTTGCAGTCTTCCTTTCGAAAATAGGAACGAAAATCCCAGGCAACCGAGAGATCATCCGTTACCACATGAGCCGTCACGAGCGAATGAGACCAGACCGATTTTCCTTCTGAATGAGAATAATGAAAATCGAGACCCTCCATTTTCACAGTGGAACGTTCTTTTTTACATTGTGTGTCGTCTAGAATCAGGAACGTAATCGGACGTGTATCTCCCCATTTGGCACGCGTCTGGCGAATGGTTTCCATCAAATAGGAAAGCCGCTGCTTCGTAACGTATTGGGGGTTCCAAGGAGATTCCTGTAAAAAGCGAGTCATACAACTAAGGTCGCGATCATGGTTGGATGATCGTCGAATTTGGCTGATGTTGACTCGGCCCTCGCAAAGAATGATGCCATGAAGAAAAGCAAGCAAATGTCGGTGTTGTGGCTTCGATAAGAGTAAATTCAGCGCAAAAACAAACTTGACGATAGAAGAGTGAAAAGTTACCATAAAAGTGGACATTCTCCTTTTGAGTGGTTTTAGGTGTGGTAGCCCAAACTTCTATAAAAGGT
Protein-coding sequences here:
- a CDS encoding IS701 family transposase, whose amino-acid sequence is MVTFHSSIVKFVFALNLLLSKPQHRHLLAFLHGIILCEGRVNISQIRRSSNHDRDLSCMTRFLQESPWNPQYVTKQRLSYLMETIRQTRAKWGDTRPITFLILDDTQCKKERSTVKMEGLDFHYSHSEGKSVWSHSLVTAHVVTDDLSVAWDFRSYFRKEDCKERNVPFKSKNDLAIELLETYSSSPDEHVYVLIDSWYTSKKLIDACTKKGFHVIGAFRSNRMIAPFGMKIKTSTFASTILRPTDLCPVTVDGQTYKVYAYEGPLSNMENVRVFLSWEDKFDPKKLPFCLLCTDTSLDVVTVLRHYAVRWQIEVGYRYFKELLGFDQYQHLSHKGIERFWTIQFLAYTFLALEQAKGKRHSPSLTLGDVVRRIRKDCMGQLILYAYEQGWAQKPLVEVLKNLRLSS